In Sander vitreus isolate 19-12246 chromosome 12, sanVit1, whole genome shotgun sequence, the following proteins share a genomic window:
- the LOC144527102 gene encoding uncharacterized protein LOC144527102 — protein MPVTETSRSPLPLIPDTQSHVARGRSSAKLRSTLLTVWKSPLNSWKSVWALFLPLPPRPAALCLRLLSPPILPLTPLPELSLKTKPNEKGREAHPRGQPLRSSRAQIHLRVRGPKHSLHTTLGKPPPINRPPAAAPALLLSDSTPSLSPRPPLAHQRRQLRASSRPPRSSHVLSPSHASAGPAQRGPRSSSSSSSGGSSKRQHHLTLTSTATTTTSSAALTSQHSYYTSSSYSSSSPSSSSTSSSLSPTSSSSSPPSPSPSPSSALLPAVASHRAGNVRMSASNPSSPGRGKKGGGRHAGQVLRTAAAASKDTV, from the exons ATGCCTGTGACAGAGACATCAAGGTCTCCTCTCCCATTGATACCAGACACTCAAAGTCACGTAGCCAGAGGAAGGAGCTCTGCAAAACTACGCTCAACTCTATTGACAGTCTGGAAGAGTCCATTAAACAGTTGGAAATCAGTGTGGGCACTATTTCTGCCCCTTCCTCCCCGGCCTGCAGCATTGTGTCTTCGCCTCCTCAGTCCCCCAATTCTTCCGTTGACTCCTCTGCCAGAGCTCAGCTTAAAGACGAAGCCAAACGAGAAAGGGCGAGAAGCCCATCCAAGAGGCCAGCCGCTCAGATCCTCAAGGGCCCAAATCCACCTCAGAGTAAGAGGGCCAAAGCACAGCCTCCACACGACACTGGGAAAACCTCCACCAATAAACAG ACCTCCAGCAGCAGCGCCAGCTCTTCTGCTCAGCGACTCCACACCAAGTCTCAGCCCTCGCCCTCCTCTGGCTCACCAGAGAAGACAGCTAAGGGCCAGCAGCAGGCCACCCAGAAGCAG CCACGTCTTGTCGCCATCCCACGCTAGTGCCGGCCCGGCCCAGCGCGGGcctcgcagcagcagcagcagcagcagcggcggcagcagcaAACGCCAGCACCACCTCACCCTCACCTCcaccgccaccaccaccacttccAGCGCCGCCCTCACCTCCCAACACAGCTACTACACTTCATCCTCCTACTCTTCATCCTCGCCCTCCTcgtcctccacctcctcctctctgtccccgacctcctcttcctcctcccctccatccccctccccctccccctcctccgctCTCCTCCCCGCCGTGGCGAGTCACAGGGCGGGGAATGTCCGAATGTCAGCGTCCAACCCCAGCTCTCCGGGCCGCGGCAAGAAAGGCGGCGGGAGACATGCTGGCCAAGTCCTGCGCACAGCGGCAGCGGCCTCTAAGGACACAGTGTGA